Proteins from a single region of Candidatus Eisenbacteria bacterium:
- the cofG gene encoding 7,8-didemethyl-8-hydroxy-5-deazariboflavin synthase CofG — MEPSARLFDALERGRIGAELTHAEATALLESVPATDALLATAAERRDRAWGRTVTYSPKVFLPVTNLCRDRCTYCTFRKDPGDPDAWTMRPEEIRAWSERGRRLGCVEALMCLGDKPEIAFRGYRDLLRELGHATTAAYVERACEIALDCDLLPHTNAGILTRDEMARLRRVNVSLGLMLENVSPRLRERGQVHQWAPDKDPAVRLSMLREAGELAIPFTTGLLIGIGETPAERVDTLFAIRDLHRAYGHVQEVIVQNFRTKPTIPLADAPEPDALDLARTIAIARLVLDDEVSVQAPPNLSPDDHALLLSAGLNDWGGISPLTPDYVNPEAPWPHLRALAGVCGAAGYALRPRLPIYDRYAGDPAWLDSALRPAVARALDRFSTTASMEVHPA; from the coding sequence ATGGAACCGTCCGCGCGACTCTTCGACGCACTGGAGCGCGGGCGCATCGGTGCGGAGCTCACGCACGCCGAGGCGACCGCCCTGCTCGAGTCCGTCCCGGCGACCGACGCCCTTCTGGCGACGGCGGCGGAGCGCCGCGACCGCGCCTGGGGGCGGACGGTCACCTACTCGCCGAAGGTGTTCCTTCCGGTCACGAACCTGTGCCGCGACCGCTGCACCTACTGCACGTTCCGCAAGGATCCCGGCGATCCCGACGCGTGGACCATGCGCCCCGAGGAGATCCGCGCCTGGTCCGAGCGCGGGCGTCGCCTCGGATGCGTCGAGGCGCTCATGTGCCTCGGGGACAAGCCGGAGATCGCCTTTCGCGGCTACCGCGACCTCCTGCGCGAGCTGGGCCACGCCACGACCGCGGCGTACGTCGAACGCGCCTGCGAGATCGCGCTCGACTGCGACCTGCTCCCGCACACGAACGCCGGCATCCTCACGCGCGACGAGATGGCGCGGCTGCGGCGCGTGAACGTGAGCCTCGGGCTCATGCTCGAGAACGTCTCGCCCCGACTGCGCGAGCGCGGCCAGGTGCATCAGTGGGCGCCGGACAAGGATCCGGCGGTCCGCCTGTCGATGCTCCGCGAGGCCGGCGAGCTCGCGATCCCCTTCACGACCGGCCTTCTCATCGGCATCGGCGAGACGCCGGCAGAACGCGTTGACACCCTCTTCGCCATCCGCGACCTGCACCGCGCCTACGGCCACGTGCAGGAGGTGATCGTCCAGAACTTCCGCACCAAGCCGACGATCCCGCTCGCCGACGCACCCGAGCCGGACGCGCTCGACCTCGCACGCACGATCGCGATCGCGCGGCTCGTGCTCGACGACGAGGTGAGCGTCCAGGCTCCGCCGAACCTCTCGCCGGACGACCACGCCCTGCTGCTCTCGGCCGGCCTCAACGACTGGGGCGGTATCTCGCCGCTCACGCCCGACTACGTGAATCCCGAGGCGCCGTGGCCGCACCTGCGTGCGCTCGCGGGCGTGTGCGGGGCGGCGGGCTACGCGCTGCGGCCCCGCCTGCCGATCTACGATCGCTACGCCGGCGATCCCGCGTGGCTCGATTCGGCGCTCCGCCCGGCGGTCGCGCGTGCGCTGGACCGGTTCTCGACGACGGCGAGCATGGAGGTACACCCCGCATGA
- a CDS encoding response regulator — protein sequence MIERPRVLIVDDELGVRESLRAILGKDCDVLTASSGDEALTLVGREAVDLVTLDLRMPGLGGIAVLERIKKADPEIEALIITGYGSLDTAIQGLRHHAFDYISKPFDCDQVRTVVQAALARRMALKRMRSAPEQILATLSHEFRTPLNVIMGYSTMLRDENQQELSDEQRLALDRIQSNSTALLAYVETLFYMVELDRGLVPAHIARVRISEELARVVDEVRAISDQKGLSVRIEASGALELKTDRQMLGRLIRALTDNAVRYTLAGEVVLAAEAGPNGTVLLEIRDTGPGMAPEMIAETRDVIAARPNVDPPRLLGFGLRLAGRLVRVLGATLDITSGPTGTRCALVLRPQAGVVDQDQASAVA from the coding sequence ATGATCGAGCGCCCCCGTGTCCTCATCGTCGACGACGAGCTCGGCGTTCGCGAATCCCTGCGCGCCATCCTGGGCAAGGATTGCGACGTCCTGACGGCGTCGTCGGGTGACGAGGCGTTGACACTGGTCGGACGCGAAGCGGTCGACCTGGTCACGCTCGACCTGCGCATGCCGGGCCTGGGCGGCATCGCCGTCCTCGAACGCATCAAGAAGGCCGACCCGGAGATCGAGGCGCTCATCATCACCGGCTACGGCTCGCTCGACACCGCCATCCAGGGCCTGCGCCACCACGCCTTCGACTACATCTCGAAGCCGTTCGACTGCGACCAGGTGCGCACCGTCGTGCAGGCCGCGCTCGCGCGGCGCATGGCGCTCAAGCGCATGCGCTCGGCCCCCGAGCAGATCCTCGCCACGCTGTCACACGAGTTCCGCACGCCGCTCAACGTCATCATGGGCTACTCGACCATGCTGCGCGACGAGAACCAGCAGGAGCTGTCGGACGAGCAGCGCCTGGCGCTCGATCGCATCCAGTCGAACTCGACGGCGCTCCTCGCCTACGTCGAGACGCTCTTCTACATGGTCGAGCTCGATCGTGGCCTCGTTCCGGCCCACATCGCGCGGGTGCGGATTTCGGAGGAGCTGGCGCGGGTCGTCGACGAGGTACGCGCGATCTCCGATCAGAAGGGTCTGTCGGTCAGGATCGAGGCTTCGGGTGCGCTCGAGCTCAAGACCGACCGCCAGATGCTGGGCCGTCTCATCCGGGCGCTCACGGACAACGCCGTCCGCTACACCCTCGCCGGCGAGGTCGTGCTCGCAGCCGAAGCCGGTCCCAACGGCACGGTGCTGCTCGAGATCCGCGATACGGGACCGGGCATGGCGCCCGAGATGATCGCCGAGACGCGCGACGTGATCGCCGCGCGCCCGAACGTCGATCCGCCGCGCCTGCTCGGCTTCGGCCTCCGCCTCGCGGGGCGCCTCGTGCGCGTGCTCGGGGCGACGCTCGACATCACCTCGGGCCCGACCGGGACGCGCTGCGCGCTCGTCCTTCGCCCGCAGGCGGGCGTCGTCGACCAGGACCAGGCCTCGGCCGTCGCGTAG